A section of the Paralichthys olivaceus isolate ysfri-2021 chromosome 16, ASM2471397v2, whole genome shotgun sequence genome encodes:
- the lamc2 gene encoding laminin subunit gamma-2 produces MWSSSWILLCTLLSALCLVQATNTFYSTVRCECNGRSQYCLRDALGLHCVDCQGNTEGRHCQHCKAGFFLEGAALSCTPCRCNTTGSVSATCDSRGRCSCKEGVSGDKCNSCPDGPIGPNGCSKRRQLREDSGSRQTCFCYGHSSRCSAQFGFSVHNITSTFTDGMEGWTAATTQGLTPADVHFRWSPTHLDLEVISKNSLPVYLYAPAPYLGNQLLSYGQNLSFSLRLDRGTRHPSTDDVVLEGGGVRVSASLGDLRSIVPCGKKINYSFRLDEKPGSRWRPQISSFQFQKLLQNLTAVKIRATFGENGRGYLDNVQLVSARRDVGVPARWVHTCSCPTGYEGEFCERCMAGFRRSTPADGAFSPCEPCSCRGGSCDPQTGDCYSADETPGEQSCSQGSYRDPWKSPGSPNTCVKCPCPEGVSCSLATGSLQPQCDSCPTGTTGPRCDVCQEGFYGDPAGVTGERRPCRPCDCNSHIDVSVEGSCDRSSGECLRCVNNTKGRSCEACVRGFYRSRLTDACKPCDCDLQGSESRQCDDTGRCRCRPDFEGLRCQRSHCPRCFSPIKTQVDVYAARLKELETRLSHMDGGLTLANSATMEAALRTAEHLVEDLQDDTEELTEMEKRLQGRLSSISRSQLVEGQNIQNIGDTVDDIKQQQRKYKTEVEDVQTLMTAMKRKLEEAKTNLRSAELPVGDAPLGSNTLSSLVQTATSLADKHQTKATAVDETASKALSDSEKSLALVRTLMNKENKVKELIGDLKTTFDQSSARVKGLEDHAIRLSGEAKDESKMADGMLKNIANMERNIPTSLKGEIDAMVSKLDDLKGQVEENISGFEALQDGVQRDKAATQNLLARGKSAQQGFNGLLDRVNVAKADTEAALGRIGSNTNELDDALNALKGFDKQIDSGRAQAKSAIRRLPGINATIQQAVSNNVETLSVLGDVSEDYNSALGTVDELQGLVSSVEGMFGSMPSNVGLLSDATKLSSEAEDLKTKARDLTRDVKVELDDARNLEAEAEQAAIGADAAFSNAGRTRDAVGKTLRDISRLLDNMNQPGTVDESRLKQLEASLADAQRDVEAHLRPRFRDMEQQEDALRRRLTTINLDIDTIQRDIKNLEEILSKIPPGCFNSPPIEEA; encoded by the exons atgtggagcagcagctggatttTACTCTGCACGCTTTTATCTGCACTTTGTCTCGTCCAGGCCACAAACACGTTTTACT CAACAGTTCGATGCGAGTGCAATGGGAGATCTCAGTACTGCCTTCGAGACGCTCTGGGTTTACACTGCGTCGACTGTCAGGGAAACACTGAGGGACGCCACTGCCAGCACTGCAAGGCCGGCTTCTTCCTGGAGGGGGCGGCACTGAGCTGCACGCCTTGCCGCTGCAACACTACAG GGTCTGTCAGTGCTACATGtgacagcagggggcgctgcagctGTAAAGAAGGCGTGTCAGGAGATAAATGCAACAGCTGTCCAGACGGACCAATCGGACCGAATGGCTGCTCGAAAAG ACGTCAGCTCAGAGAGGATTCTGGGAGTCGACAGACATGTTTCTGTTACGGCCACAGCAGCAGATGTTCTGCACAGTTCGGTTTCTCCGTCCACAACATCACGTCGACCTTTACCGACG GTATGGAGGGTTGGACGGCAGCGACGACTCAGGGCCTCACCCCCGCAGATGTTCACTTCCGATGGTCCCCAACACACCTGGACCTGGAGGTCATCTCTAAAAACAGTCTGCCGGTCTACCTGTACGCCCCAG ctccTTACCTGGGGAACCAGTTGCTAAGTTATGGTCAGAacctttccttctctctgcgTCTGGACCGTGGCACCCGACACCCGTCCACCGATGACGTGGTCCTTGAAGGTGGTGGTGTGAGAGTTTCGGCCTCGCTGGGCGACCTGCGATCCATCGTCCCCTGTGGAAAGAAAATCAACTACAGCTTCAG ATTGGACGAGAAGCCCGGTAGCAGGTGGCGTCCTCAGATCTCCTCCTTCCAGTTCCAGAAGCTCCTGCAGAATCTCACCGCCGTCAAGATCCGGGCGACTTTTGGTGAAAACG GACGTGGTTACCTTGACAACGTTCAGTTAGTGTCAGCACGGCGTGACGTTGGCGTCCCGGCCCGCTGGGTCCACACCTGCAGCTGCCCCACAGGGTATGAGGGCGAGTTCTGCGAACGTTGCATGGCTGGTTTCAGGCGCAGCACCCCAGCAGATGGAGCCTTCAGCCCCTGCGAgccctgcagctgcagaggaggcagCTGTGACCCTCAGACCGGAGACTGTTACTCCGCTGATGAGACGCCCGGAGAGCAGAGCTGCTCTCAGGGGTCTTACCGGGACCCCTGGAAGAGCCCTGGGAGCCCCAACACCTGTGTGAAGTGTCCCTGTCCAGAGGGAGTGTCCTGCTCCCTGGCCACTGGTTCACTGCAGCCTCAGTGTGACAGCTGTCCGACCGGAACCACCG GTCCTCGCTGTGACGTCTGTCAGGAGGGTTTCTATGGCGACCCAGCAGGAGTCACCGGAGAGCGCCGCCCTTGCAGACCCTGTGACTGTAACAGCCACATTGACGTAAGCGTGGAAGGAAGCTGCGACCGCAGCAGCGGTGAGTGTCTGAGGTGTGTGAACAACACGAAGGGGCGGAGCTGCGAGGCCTGTGTGAGAGGATTCTACCGCAGCCGACTCACTGACGCCTGCAAAC CGTGTGACTGTGACCTTCAAGGCTCTGAGTCCAGACAGTGTGACGACACCGGCCGCTGTCGCTGCAGACCAGACTTCGAGGGCCTGAGGTGTCAACGCTCCCACTGCCCCCGATGTTTCAGCCCCATCAAGACACAG GTGGACGTTTACGCCGCCAgactgaaggagctggagactCGACTCTCACACATGGATGGAGGTTTGACTCTGGCCAACAGCGCCACCATGGAGGCCGCTCTGAGAACTGCTGAGCACCTGGTTGAAGACTTGCAAGACGACACAGAGGAACTGACAG AAATGGAGAAGAGGCTGCAGGGCCGTCTGTCGTCCATCAGCAGGAGTCAGCTGGTCGAGGGTCAGAACATCCAAAACATCGGCGACACGGTCGACGAcatcaaacaacaacagaggaagTACAAGACGGAGGTGGAGGACGTGCAGACTTTGATGACCGCGATGAAACGCAAACTGGAGGAGGCCAAGACCAACCTCCGATCAGCT GAACTTCCTGTCGGAGACGCTCCCCTGGGTTCAAACACCCTGTCATCGTTGGTGCAAACTGCGACCAGCCTCGCAGATAA ACACCAGACGAAGGCCACAGCCGTGGACGAGACCGCCAGCAAAGCTCTGAGCGACTCGGAGAAGAGTCTGGCTCTGGTCCGAACTCTCATGAACAAAGAGAATAAAGTTAAAGAGCTGATTGGAGATCTGAAAACAAC GTTTGATCAGTCTTCGGCTAGGGTGAAGGGTCTGGAGGACCACGCCATCCGTTTGAGTGGCGAGGCTAAAGATGAGAGCAAGATGGCGGATggaatgttgaaaaacatcgCAAACATGGAGCGCAACATCCCGACGTCCCTGAAA GGGGAGATTGATGCCATGGTTTCCAAGTTGGATGACCTGAAAGGTCAGGTGGAGGAGAACATCTCAGGCTTCGAGGCGTTGCAGGACGGCGTGCAGCGAGACAAAGCCGCCACCCAGAACCTGCTGGCCAGGGGGAAGTCTGCTCAGCAG GGCTTCAACGGGCTTCTGGACCGAGTCAACGTTGCGAAGGCCGACACTGAAGCTGCTCTGGGACGAATCGGCAGCAACACCAACGAGCTGGACGACGCCCTCAATGCGCTGAAAG ggTTCGACAAGCAGATTGACAGTGGTCGAGCTCAGGCCAAATCCGCCATCAGGCGTCTTCCTGGGATCAACGCCACCATCCAGCAGGCCGTTAGCAACAATGTGGAGACGCTGTCTGTCCTCGGAGACGTGTCTGAAGATTACAACAGCGCTCTGGGAACCGTGGATGAGCTGCAGGGCCTGGTCAGCAGTGTGGAG GGAATGTTCGGGTCGATGCCGTCTAATGTCGGCCTGCTGAGTGACGCCACCAAACTGAGCAGCGAGGCGGAGGACCTGAAGACGAAGGCGCGCGACTTGACGAGAGACGTGAAGGTTGAGCTGGATGACGCCAGGAATCTGGAGGCTGAAGCAGAGCAG GCTGCCATAGGAGCAGATGCCGCTTTCAGCAATGCCGGACGGACCAGAGACGCCGTGGGTAAAACACTCAGAGATATCAGCCGCCTGCTGGACAACATGA accaGCCCGGGACGGTGGATGAAAGTCGCCTGAAGCAGCTGGAGGCGTCTCTGGCCGACGCTCAGAGAGACGTGGAGGCTCATCTGAGGCCTCGCTTCAGGGacatggagcagcaggaggacgcACTGCGTCGCCGGCTGACCACCATCAACCTGGACATCGACACCATCCAGAGAGACATCAAAAACCTGGAGGAAATCCTGTCTAAAATCCCCCCCGGCTGCTTTAACAGCCCCCCCATCGAGGAGGCCTGA
- the nmnat2 gene encoding nicotinamide/nicotinic acid mononucleotide adenylyltransferase 2 isoform X1, with product MTETSKTHVILLSCGSFNPITKGHVHMFEKAREYLHKTGRFIVIGGIISPVHDSYVKPGLVSSKHRLTMCQLAVQSSDWIRVDPWECYQDTWQTTCSVLEHHRDLMKRVTGCILSNVNTPSTTPVIGQPQNQTPPIYQNHNSMNHKPNAIKLWGKVSESLGKICCVRPHIDRFTFVDENANLGTAMRYEEIELRILLLCGSDLLDSFCIPGLWKDSDMEVIVGDFGIVVVPRDGADTERIMNHSSVLRRYKDNIIVVKDDMNHPLSIVSSTKSRLALQHGDGHVVDYLTQPVIDYILQSQLYITASG from the exons ATGACAGAAACGAGTAAAACCCACGTCATCCTGTTGTCCTGCGGGAGCTTCAACCCCATCACTAAAGGACACGTCCATATGttcg aaaaaGCCCGAGAGTATCTGCACAAAACAGGACGCTTCATCGTGATCGGAGGCATCATCTCACCAGTGCACGACTCCTACGTGAAACCT ggtCTGGTGTCCAGCAAACATCGTCTCACCATGTGTCAGCTGGCGGTTCAGTCGTCTGACTGGATCAG GGTGGACCCCTGGGAGTGTTACCAGGACACCTGGCAGACCACCTGCAGCGTGCTGGAGCATCACCGTGACCTCATGAAG agagtCACCGGCTGTATTCTGTCCAACGTCAACACACCATCCACCActcctgtgattggtcagccACAGAACCAGACTCCGCCCATCTACCAGAACCACAACAGTATGAATCACAAACCCAATGCCA tcAAGCTGTGGGGGAAGGTCAGTGAGAGTTTGGGGAAGATCTGCTGCGTCCGTCCTCACATCGATCGCTTCACGTTCGTCG ATGAAAATGCGAACCTGGGCACCGCCATGAGGTACGAGGAGATTG AGTTACGCATCTTGCTCCTGTGTGGCAGTGACCTCCTGGACTCCTTCTGCATCCCTGGCCTGTGGAAGGACAGTGAT ATGGAGGTGATCGTAGGCGACTTTGGGATCGTGGTGGTTCCTCGCGACGGAGCCGACACCGAGAGGATAATGAACCACTCGTCTGTTCTCCGCAGATACAAG GACAACATCATCGTGGTGAAGGACGACATGAACCACCCGCTGTCCATCGTCAGCTCCACCAAGAGCAG ACTGGCGCTGCAGCACGGTGACGGACACGTCGTGGATTATCTGACTCAGCCCGTCATCGACTACATCCTGCAGAGTCAGCTGTACATCACCGCCTCGGGATAG
- the nmnat2 gene encoding nicotinamide/nicotinic acid mononucleotide adenylyltransferase 2 isoform X2 produces the protein MTETSKTHVILLSCGSFNPITKGHVHMFEKAREYLHKTGRFIVIGGIISPVHDSYVKPGLVSSKHRLTMCQLAVQSSDWIRVDPWECYQDTWQTTCSVLEHHRDLMKRVTGCILSNVNTPSTTPVIGQPQNQTPPIYQNHNSMNHKPNAIKLWGKVSESLGKICCVRPHIDRFTFVDENANLGTAMRYEEIDGGDRRRLWDRGGSSRRSRHREDNEPLVCSPQIQGQHHRGEGRHEPPAVHRQLHQEQTGAAAR, from the exons ATGACAGAAACGAGTAAAACCCACGTCATCCTGTTGTCCTGCGGGAGCTTCAACCCCATCACTAAAGGACACGTCCATATGttcg aaaaaGCCCGAGAGTATCTGCACAAAACAGGACGCTTCATCGTGATCGGAGGCATCATCTCACCAGTGCACGACTCCTACGTGAAACCT ggtCTGGTGTCCAGCAAACATCGTCTCACCATGTGTCAGCTGGCGGTTCAGTCGTCTGACTGGATCAG GGTGGACCCCTGGGAGTGTTACCAGGACACCTGGCAGACCACCTGCAGCGTGCTGGAGCATCACCGTGACCTCATGAAG agagtCACCGGCTGTATTCTGTCCAACGTCAACACACCATCCACCActcctgtgattggtcagccACAGAACCAGACTCCGCCCATCTACCAGAACCACAACAGTATGAATCACAAACCCAATGCCA tcAAGCTGTGGGGGAAGGTCAGTGAGAGTTTGGGGAAGATCTGCTGCGTCCGTCCTCACATCGATCGCTTCACGTTCGTCG ATGAAAATGCGAACCTGGGCACCGCCATGAGGTACGAGGAGATTG ATGGAGGTGATCGTAGGCGACTTTGGGATCGTGGTGGTTCCTCGCGACGGAGCCGACACCGAGAGGATAATGAACCACTCGTCTGTTCTCCGCAGATACAAG GACAACATCATCGTGGTGAAGGACGACATGAACCACCCGCTGTCCATCGTCAGCTCCACCAAGAGCAG ACTGGCGCTGCAGCACGGTGA